A stretch of the Streptococcus himalayensis genome encodes the following:
- the mreD gene encoding rod shape-determining protein MreD yields MKIVRYLCKPFLILLLLMLMDTHISNLVQSFFPMIYPVAHVLLISLLFLSINLPDLLTIGLLFLIGILYDAYYFHLIGMVTFILPSMGIFINHFSDILMRNRWTRCLSVLLLIVFFDSFTFAMASFLGISMGVLSHFIVYMLAPTLVFNLGLMLILQPLMEKIYL; encoded by the coding sequence ATGAAAATAGTAAGGTATTTATGCAAGCCGTTTTTAATCTTATTGCTACTTATGTTAATGGATACTCATATTTCTAATCTTGTACAATCTTTTTTCCCTATGATTTATCCTGTCGCCCATGTATTGTTGATTAGCCTTCTATTTTTATCGATTAACTTGCCAGATTTATTGACGATTGGTTTGTTATTTCTCATTGGGATTTTGTACGATGCTTATTATTTCCATTTGATTGGGATGGTTACTTTTATTTTGCCGAGCATGGGGATTTTTATCAATCATTTTAGTGATATTTTGATGCGTAATCGTTGGACTCGGTGTTTATCGGTTTTGCTGTTGATTGTTTTTTTTGACAGTTTTACATTTGCAATGGCGAGTTTTCTTGGTATTTCAATGGGCGTGCTGAGCCATTTTATAGTGTATATGCTAGCTCCGACGCTTGTGTTTAATTTGGGATTGATGCTGATTTTACAACCGCTTATGGAGAAAATATATTTATGA
- a CDS encoding CHAP domain-containing protein, whose amino-acid sequence MKQSLLFLAICLTLISTSQASQVQAMTMQKDMFNSHPSLPYITPNQTLFPKTLSSTIQNPLLPTIDSHCSDGYLTISIQGISTHVHQVSLQIALEQAENHKYHWYKAEKQADGSYIAHLSLKDYHYQTGDYTVYLYNQETVNSPLTALAYTQFSVQPEQLPQAEKLQPNLKIEQIDPISATYQLSLTETEQSKIVQSAQAIVWSKDETNAHTYPLTLTSPGKWSTLVDSRHHQLFSGHYHNQITITYLDHSQETYYLRDVQLETEHLTATLKTTPLSADTYEFLISDTKGVGELQLVSYSETVAPVWSTVTQKDNGLYHALLSTQAFVANESVHSELYRTIGGNPFKIAELSFTMDKPSKKESPILLSSSVDNTYPVGQCTWGAKELAPWAGNNWGNAKDWSQTAQAFGFKIGNQPKIGAIICWEGGDYGHVAVVTDVQSPTNIQVLESNFDHHMNISNYRGWFDPTICQGKVSYIYPPEKP is encoded by the coding sequence ATGAAACAATCTCTTCTTTTCCTAGCTATCTGTCTCACCCTGATTTCTACAAGTCAAGCAAGCCAAGTGCAGGCGATGACCATGCAAAAAGACATGTTCAACAGTCATCCATCCCTTCCTTATATTACTCCAAACCAAACATTATTTCCAAAAACTCTCTCTTCGACAATTCAAAATCCATTGCTGCCAACCATAGATAGCCATTGCTCAGATGGATATCTGACGATTTCCATTCAAGGAATTTCTACACATGTCCACCAAGTTTCCTTACAAATAGCTTTGGAGCAGGCCGAAAACCATAAATACCACTGGTATAAAGCTGAAAAACAAGCCGACGGAAGCTATATTGCTCACCTTTCTCTGAAAGACTACCACTACCAGACAGGAGACTATACAGTGTATCTTTATAATCAGGAAACAGTGAACTCTCCTCTCACTGCCCTGGCCTACACTCAGTTTTCTGTCCAACCAGAACAGCTGCCACAGGCAGAAAAACTTCAGCCAAATTTGAAAATCGAGCAGATTGATCCCATCTCAGCGACCTACCAGCTCTCCCTTACCGAAACAGAGCAATCCAAAATCGTCCAATCTGCACAAGCAATAGTCTGGAGTAAGGACGAAACCAATGCACACACCTATCCTCTCACCCTCACTAGCCCAGGAAAATGGAGCACGCTAGTGGATAGCAGACATCATCAACTCTTTTCAGGCCATTACCACAACCAAATCACGATTACCTATCTGGATCATAGTCAAGAAACCTATTACCTTCGAGATGTCCAGTTAGAAACGGAGCATCTCACAGCCACTCTCAAAACAACTCCTTTATCCGCTGATACATACGAATTCCTCATTAGCGATACCAAAGGAGTGGGGGAATTACAGCTCGTCAGCTATTCGGAAACCGTCGCACCAGTCTGGAGCACCGTTACTCAAAAAGACAATGGTCTATATCATGCTCTTCTTTCGACACAAGCATTTGTAGCAAATGAATCTGTCCATAGCGAACTTTATCGGACTATTGGGGGAAATCCCTTTAAAATAGCCGAACTTTCTTTTACAATGGATAAACCAAGCAAGAAAGAAAGTCCAATCCTTCTTTCCTCTTCAGTCGATAATACCTATCCCGTAGGTCAATGCACCTGGGGTGCCAAAGAACTCGCTCCTTGGGCTGGAAATAACTGGGGAAATGCCAAAGATTGGAGTCAGACTGCTCAAGCATTCGGATTTAAGATTGGAAATCAACCAAAAATCGGAGCTATCATTTGCTGGGAAGGCGGAGACTACGGCCATGTTGCTGTCGTCACAGATGTCCAATCCCCAACCAACATTCAAGTACTCGAATCAAATTTCGACCATCACATGAACATTTCCAACTACCGTGGTTGGTTCGACCCCACTATCTGCCAAGGAAAAGTCAGCTATATTTATCCACCAGAAAAACCATGA
- the purD gene encoding phosphoribosylamine--glycine ligase, which yields MNLLVVGSGGREHAIAKKLVASKVVDRVFVAPGNDGMIADGIELLDIAISEHSKLIAFAQKEAISWTFVGPDDALAAGIVDAFEAAGLVAFGPRKNAAELEWSKDFAKSIMKKYRVPTARYETFSDFEAAKAYIEAQGAPIVVKADGLALGKGVVVAETVEEAVAAAQDMLLDHKFGHSGARVVIEEYLSGEEFSLFAFVNGEDFYLMPTAQDHKRAFDGDKGPNTGGMGAYAPVSHLPASVVEQSVVEIIRPVLKGMVAEGRPYLGVLYAGLIVTDEGPKVIEFNARFGDPETQVILPRLTSDFAENITDLLAGRVPNFTWLEEGVTLGVVVASAGYPLAYEKGVRLPEKTSGDIKTYYAGASFNTNQELVSNGGRVYMLVTTQGTVSQAQKTIYQQLEEQDTTGLFYRTDIGNKANQ from the coding sequence ATGAACTTATTGGTTGTCGGTTCGGGTGGTCGTGAGCATGCGATTGCAAAGAAATTAGTAGCGTCAAAAGTTGTTGATAGGGTGTTTGTTGCACCGGGAAATGATGGAATGATTGCAGACGGCATTGAGTTGCTCGATATTGCTATTTCCGAACATTCGAAATTGATTGCATTTGCCCAAAAAGAAGCTATTAGCTGGACTTTTGTAGGACCAGATGATGCTTTGGCAGCAGGTATTGTGGATGCCTTTGAGGCAGCTGGTTTAGTCGCTTTTGGACCGAGAAAAAATGCAGCAGAATTAGAGTGGTCCAAGGATTTTGCCAAATCCATTATGAAAAAATATAGGGTACCAACAGCTCGCTATGAGACCTTTTCTGATTTTGAAGCAGCCAAGGCTTATATCGAAGCGCAAGGGGCGCCGATTGTGGTCAAGGCAGACGGCCTAGCCCTTGGTAAAGGTGTGGTCGTTGCTGAAACGGTTGAAGAAGCAGTCGCAGCGGCGCAGGATATGCTGCTGGATCATAAATTTGGGCATAGTGGTGCGCGTGTGGTTATTGAAGAATATTTAAGCGGCGAAGAATTTTCTCTTTTTGCTTTTGTCAATGGAGAGGATTTCTATCTGATGCCGACAGCACAGGATCACAAACGGGCTTTTGATGGCGATAAAGGACCAAATACAGGGGGTATGGGTGCTTACGCTCCAGTTTCTCATCTGCCAGCTAGTGTGGTTGAGCAGTCTGTGGTTGAGATTATTCGACCTGTTTTAAAAGGGATGGTAGCTGAAGGACGTCCCTATCTCGGTGTGCTTTATGCCGGCTTGATTGTGACCGATGAAGGTCCGAAGGTTATTGAGTTTAATGCTCGCTTTGGGGATCCTGAAACGCAGGTCATTCTACCACGGTTGACATCTGATTTTGCAGAAAATATCACAGACTTATTAGCAGGAAGAGTGCCTAATTTTACGTGGCTTGAAGAGGGGGTAACTCTTGGTGTGGTGGTGGCAAGTGCGGGGTATCCTCTTGCCTATGAAAAAGGGGTACGCTTACCAGAAAAGACTAGCGGAGACATTAAAACCTATTATGCAGGTGCTTCCTTCAATACGAACCAAGAACTTGTTTCAAATGGGGGTCGAGTCTATATGCTCGTCACAACGCAAGGCACCGTGTCACAAGCTCAAAAGACTATTTATCAGCAGTTGGAAGAGCAAGACACGACAGGACTGTTTTATCGGACAGACATTGGCAATAAGGCAAATCAGTAG
- the mreC gene encoding rod shape-determining protein MreC: protein MKKSKVVILLAISILVTSLLLLTSQKINITGPIENGISVIDNIIAKPFQILEMVKEDTMHLVSTYQENRDLKQSLYEVDTNQAKLHHLEEENDQLRALLDMKSSLKGGVSLSADVIFRHPSSWLEELSINAGSKNGLEKGMLVVAKGGLIGNLVDVQPHSSLVHLLTNEKNSENISVQIKTDKGMVYGILQGYNAEKQAFVVGQLNSYEGLKEGDKVATSGLSEKSVSDISVGTVVAIIELPDYLTKEILVKPSADLSDLRVVTVVGK from the coding sequence ATGAAAAAATCAAAAGTCGTTATATTGTTGGCAATTTCTATTCTTGTGACAAGTTTGTTGCTTCTTACTAGTCAGAAAATAAATATCACTGGTCCTATTGAAAATGGGATTTCAGTAATTGATAATATAATTGCGAAACCTTTTCAAATATTGGAAATGGTAAAAGAGGATACGATGCACTTGGTATCAACTTATCAAGAAAATAGAGATTTAAAGCAATCTTTGTATGAAGTGGATACCAATCAAGCTAAACTGCATCATTTAGAAGAAGAAAATGACCAACTGCGTGCATTATTGGATATGAAATCGTCTTTAAAAGGTGGTGTTTCGCTTTCTGCGGATGTTATTTTTCGACATCCTTCTTCTTGGTTGGAGGAATTATCAATCAATGCTGGATCGAAAAATGGTTTGGAAAAAGGAATGTTGGTGGTAGCAAAGGGTGGCCTGATAGGAAATTTGGTTGATGTTCAGCCTCATTCTAGTTTGGTTCATTTATTGACGAATGAGAAGAATTCTGAGAATATTTCTGTTCAAATCAAGACGGACAAGGGGATGGTCTATGGAATTTTGCAGGGTTATAATGCAGAAAAACAAGCTTTTGTTGTAGGTCAATTGAATTCTTATGAGGGTTTGAAAGAAGGAGATAAGGTGGCGACCAGCGGTTTGAGCGAAAAAAGTGTATCGGATATTTCGGTTGGAACTGTTGTAGCAATCATTGAGTTGCCTGATTATCTAACGAAAGAAATTTTAGTGAAACCAAGTGCGGATTTATCTGATTTGCGAGTAGTGACAGTTGTAGGGAAATAG
- the pcsB gene encoding peptidoglycan hydrolase PcsB has protein sequence MKKKFVTSILLSTIILSQGASLTTVIADSTDDKIAAQNNKINSIAAQQQSAQAQVDQIQGQVSSIQAQQEKLQAENEKLQAESEKLSAEIETLSKNIVARNESLANQARSAQTSGTATNYINTIINSKSITEAVSRVSAMSEIVSANNKMLEQQKQDKEAIAEKQVENNEAINTVIANQQTLADDAKALETKEAELKVAQLNLAAEKATAEGEKSALLEQKAAAEKAAAEAAAREAAYKAEQERKAQEMAASANTNLAAQVQAAQQTPAAPSVAQEAAPAPVVSQPAVQEAAPAPAVSRPTYNSSAVTYPVGQCTWGAKTLAPWAGDYWGNGGQWAASAAAAGFRTGSVPQVGAIASWNDGGYGHVAVVTAVESTNRIQVSESNYNGNMSIGNYRGWFDPTIAQGVVTYIYPN, from the coding sequence ATGAAGAAAAAATTTGTTACTTCGATTTTATTAAGTACAATCATATTATCGCAAGGTGCTAGTTTAACGACTGTAATTGCTGATTCTACGGATGATAAGATTGCAGCTCAAAATAACAAAATCAATAGTATAGCAGCACAACAACAATCTGCTCAAGCTCAGGTTGATCAAATTCAAGGTCAAGTTTCAAGTATTCAGGCACAGCAAGAGAAATTGCAAGCTGAGAATGAAAAATTACAGGCTGAGTCAGAAAAATTGTCAGCAGAAATTGAAACTCTCTCTAAAAATATCGTTGCTCGTAATGAATCGCTTGCCAATCAAGCACGTAGTGCTCAAACAAGCGGAACAGCAACGAACTATATCAATACGATTATCAATTCAAAATCGATTACCGAAGCTGTTTCCCGTGTATCTGCTATGAGTGAAATTGTTTCAGCTAATAATAAAATGTTGGAACAGCAAAAGCAAGACAAAGAAGCAATTGCTGAAAAACAAGTGGAAAACAATGAAGCGATTAACACTGTTATTGCCAACCAACAAACATTGGCAGATGATGCAAAGGCATTAGAAACAAAAGAAGCTGAATTGAAAGTTGCTCAATTAAATTTAGCTGCTGAAAAAGCGACAGCAGAAGGTGAAAAGAGTGCTCTTCTTGAACAAAAAGCAGCAGCAGAAAAAGCAGCAGCAGAAGCAGCAGCGAGAGAGGCAGCTTACAAGGCTGAACAAGAGAGAAAAGCACAAGAAATGGCAGCCTCTGCTAATACAAATTTAGCAGCTCAAGTACAAGCGGCTCAACAAACTCCAGCAGCTCCTTCTGTAGCACAAGAAGCAGCACCGGCTCCTGTAGTATCTCAACCAGCCGTACAGGAAGCAGCACCGGCTCCAGCAGTGTCTCGTCCAACGTACAATTCATCTGCTGTGACTTATCCAGTCGGCCAATGTACATGGGGAGCTAAAACTCTTGCTCCTTGGGCAGGAGATTACTGGGGAAATGGCGGTCAGTGGGCAGCTAGTGCAGCAGCAGCAGGTTTCCGAACAGGTTCTGTACCACAAGTAGGAGCGATTGCTTCTTGGAATGATGGTGGCTATGGACATGTAGCCGTGGTAACAGCTGTTGAATCTACGAATCGTATTCAAGTTTCTGAATCGAACTACAATGGTAATATGAGTATTGGTAATTATCGTGGTTGGTTTGATCCAACGATTGCTCAAGGTGTTGTGACTTACATCTATCCGAATTAA